One window from the genome of Trabulsiella odontotermitis encodes:
- the nusB gene encoding transcription antitermination factor NusB: protein MKPAARRRARECAVQALYSWQLSKNDIADVEYQFLAEQDVKDVDVLYFRELLTGVATNSAYLDGLMKPYLSRLLEELGQVEKAVLRIALFELAKRDDVPYKVAINEAIELAKTFGAEDSHKFVNGVLDKAAPVIRPHKK from the coding sequence GTGAAACCTGCTGCTCGTCGCCGCGCCCGTGAGTGTGCCGTCCAGGCGCTTTACTCCTGGCAGTTGTCCAAAAACGACATCGCTGATGTTGAATACCAGTTCCTGGCGGAACAGGACGTGAAAGACGTTGATGTTCTGTATTTCCGTGAACTGCTGACCGGAGTGGCGACTAACAGCGCATATCTCGACGGCCTGATGAAGCCGTACCTGTCCCGTCTGCTTGAAGAGCTGGGTCAGGTTGAGAAAGCGGTGCTGCGTATTGCGCTTTTCGAACTGGCTAAACGTGATGATGTGCCGTACAAAGTGGCCATCAACGAAGCCATCGAACTGGCAAAAACCTTCGGTGCGGAAGACAGCCACAAGTTCGTCAATGGCGTGCTGGATAAAGCAGCTCCGGTAATTCGCCCCCACAAAAAGTAA
- the ribH gene encoding 6,7-dimethyl-8-ribityllumazine synthase, whose amino-acid sequence MNIIEAPVATPDARVAITIARFNNFINDNLLNGALDALKRIGQVKDENITVAWVPGAYELPLAASVMAKTGKFDAVIALGTVIRGGTAHFEYVAGGASNGLAHVAQDCDIPVAFGVLTTESIEQAIERAGTKAGNKGAEAALTALEMINVLKAIKA is encoded by the coding sequence ATGAACATTATCGAAGCACCCGTTGCTACCCCAGACGCCCGCGTTGCCATCACCATTGCGCGTTTCAATAACTTCATCAACGACAACCTGCTGAACGGTGCGCTTGACGCCCTGAAACGTATTGGTCAGGTCAAAGATGAAAATATTACCGTGGCGTGGGTGCCTGGCGCATACGAACTGCCGCTGGCCGCAAGCGTAATGGCGAAGACCGGTAAATTTGATGCGGTTATCGCGCTGGGTACGGTGATCCGCGGCGGTACTGCACACTTCGAATATGTAGCCGGTGGTGCGAGCAATGGCCTGGCGCACGTCGCTCAGGATTGCGATATCCCGGTTGCTTTTGGTGTTCTGACCACTGAAAGCATTGAACAAGCCATCGAACGCGCTGGCACTAAAGCCGGTAACAAAGGTGCAGAAGCTGCACTGACCGCGCTTGAAATGATTAATGTATTGAAAGCCATCAAGGCCTGA
- the ribD gene encoding bifunctional diaminohydroxyphosphoribosylaminopyrimidine deaminase/5-amino-6-(5-phosphoribosylamino)uracil reductase RibD — protein MSDEIYMARALKLAQRGRFTTHPNPNVGCVIVNHGEIVGEGFHYRAGEPHAEVHALRMAGEKAKGATAYVTLEPCSHHGRTPPCCDALIAAGVSRVVAAMQDPNPQVAGRGLHRLKQAGIEVSHGLMMSEAEALNKGFLKRMRTGFPYIQLKLGASLDGRTAMASGESQWITSPAARRDVQRLRAQSHAILTTSATVLADDPALTVRWDELDSQSQASYPRENLRQPLRIVLDRTGQVTPEHRIVQQAGETWLVRAQEDDRQWPENVRALQMSEHNGHLDLVLLMMQLGKAQINSLWVEAGATFAGALLQAGLVDELIVYLAPTLLGSDARGLCALPGLEKLVDAPHLKFNEIRQVGPDLCLHLTSAT, from the coding sequence ATGTCGGATGAAATTTACATGGCGCGTGCGCTGAAGCTGGCGCAGCGCGGTCGTTTCACCACGCATCCCAATCCCAACGTGGGGTGCGTCATTGTTAATCATGGCGAGATCGTCGGCGAAGGGTTTCACTATCGTGCAGGCGAACCGCATGCTGAAGTGCATGCACTGCGTATGGCGGGGGAGAAGGCGAAAGGCGCGACCGCCTATGTCACCCTGGAGCCGTGTAGCCACCACGGGCGCACGCCGCCGTGCTGCGACGCGTTAATCGCCGCCGGCGTGTCGCGGGTTGTGGCGGCCATGCAGGATCCTAACCCGCAGGTCGCAGGTCGCGGTCTGCACCGCCTGAAGCAGGCCGGCATTGAAGTCAGCCACGGGCTGATGATGAGCGAGGCCGAGGCGCTGAACAAAGGCTTCCTGAAGCGTATGCGCACCGGTTTCCCTTATATTCAACTCAAGCTTGGCGCATCGCTGGATGGCCGTACCGCGATGGCCAGCGGCGAAAGCCAGTGGATCACGTCGCCCGCTGCCCGCCGTGACGTACAACGACTGCGTGCGCAAAGCCATGCCATTCTGACCACCAGCGCAACCGTGCTGGCAGACGACCCGGCGCTTACCGTGCGCTGGGACGAGTTAGACAGCCAGTCTCAGGCCAGTTACCCGCGTGAAAATCTGCGCCAGCCGCTGCGTATTGTGCTCGACCGTACCGGGCAGGTGACGCCGGAACACCGCATTGTGCAGCAGGCGGGAGAAACCTGGCTGGTGCGCGCGCAAGAAGATGACCGTCAATGGCCGGAAAACGTCCGCGCGTTGCAGATGTCTGAGCATAACGGCCATCTCGATCTGGTGTTACTGATGATGCAACTGGGCAAAGCGCAAATTAACAGTCTGTGGGTGGAAGCCGGGGCGACCTTTGCCGGGGCTCTGCTACAGGCGGGTCTGGTGGATGAGCTGATTGTCTATCTTGCGCCTACACTGTTAGGCAGTGATGCCCGTGGATTATGTGCACTGCCGGGGCTTGAGAAACTGGTTGACGCCCCCCATTTGAAATTCAACGAGATACGGCAGGTCGGCCCTGATCTGTGTCTGCATTTGACGTCTGCGACATAA
- the nrdR gene encoding transcriptional regulator NrdR encodes MHCPFCFAVDTKVIDSRLVGEGSSVRRRRQCLVCNERFTTFEVAELVMPRVVKSNDVREPFNEDKLRSGMLKALEKRPVSSDDVEIALNHIKSQLRASGEREVPSKMIGNLVMEQLKKLDKVAYIRFASVYRSFEDIKEFGEEIARLQD; translated from the coding sequence ATGCATTGCCCATTTTGTTTCGCCGTAGATACAAAAGTCATCGATTCACGCCTGGTGGGTGAAGGCTCGTCGGTTCGTCGCCGTCGGCAGTGTCTGGTGTGCAACGAACGTTTCACCACGTTTGAGGTGGCTGAACTGGTGATGCCGCGCGTGGTGAAGAGTAATGACGTCCGCGAGCCATTCAATGAAGATAAACTGCGCAGCGGCATGCTGAAAGCGCTGGAAAAGCGCCCGGTCAGTTCCGATGATGTCGAAATCGCGCTAAATCATATTAAATCGCAGCTGCGTGCCTCCGGTGAGCGTGAAGTGCCGAGCAAAATGATCGGTAATCTGGTGATGGAGCAACTGAAGAAGCTCGACAAGGTCGCCTACATCCGCTTTGCCTCGGTCTATCGCAGCTTTGAAGATATCAAAGAGTTCGGCGAAGAGATCGCCCGTCTACAGGATTAA
- a CDS encoding DUF3251 domain-containing protein produces MKTRRYLRILLVGSLFSLSACAQQSEVRQMHQSVSTLNKEMTQLNKETVKITQQNRLNAQSSNGVYLLPGSNTPARLESQIGTLRMSLLNAAQNAQGTRVTLRIQGESNDPLPAFSGTVEWGQIQGTTESFQEVNVQNQLINAPASTLAPSDVDIPLQLNGITPDQLGFVRIHDIQPAVQP; encoded by the coding sequence ATGAAGACAAGACGTTACCTAAGAATTCTCCTGGTGGGAAGCCTCTTTTCCCTCAGCGCCTGTGCGCAGCAAAGCGAAGTGCGTCAAATGCATCAAAGTGTGAGTACGCTGAACAAAGAGATGACGCAGCTTAACAAGGAAACGGTAAAAATTACGCAGCAGAATCGGCTAAATGCGCAGTCCAGCAACGGCGTCTATTTACTGCCTGGCTCCAACACCCCTGCACGCCTTGAGAGCCAGATTGGCACTTTGCGGATGTCACTGCTGAACGCGGCGCAAAACGCGCAGGGCACCCGGGTAACGCTGCGCATTCAGGGCGAATCGAATGATCCACTGCCCGCCTTTAGCGGCACCGTCGAATGGGGTCAAATCCAGGGTACCACAGAAAGTTTTCAGGAAGTTAACGTACAGAACCAGTTGATCAACGCACCGGCCAGCACGCTGGCGCCGAGCGACGTGGATATCCCCCTCCAGCTCAACGGCATCACGCCGGATCAGTTAGGTTTCGTGCGCATTCACGACATCCAGCCTGCCGTTCAGCCTTAA